In the genome of Desulfuromonas sp. DDH964, one region contains:
- a CDS encoding slipin family protein encodes MFPVGLVGPLVLIALVAIILFNAVKVLFEYERGVVFRLGRYSGVKGPGLRLIIPIIDRLVKVSLRTVAMDVPPQDVITKDNVSVKVNAVLYFRVMAPEKALIEVENYLYATSQLAQTSLRSVLGQSELDELLAHRDQINQQLQQILDRQTDPWGVKISNIEIKHVDLPVEMQRAMARQAEAERERRSKVIHAEGEFQASQKLADAARVISTETGALQLRFLQTLTEISAEKNSTIIFPIPIDLIKPFLGKEKT; translated from the coding sequence ATGTTCCCAGTCGGTCTGGTCGGTCCCCTGGTGCTGATCGCGTTGGTAGCGATCATCCTGTTCAATGCCGTCAAGGTCCTGTTCGAGTACGAGCGCGGGGTGGTTTTCCGCCTCGGCCGCTATTCCGGGGTCAAGGGACCGGGCCTGCGCCTGATCATCCCGATCATCGACCGCCTGGTCAAGGTCAGCCTGCGCACCGTGGCGATGGACGTTCCGCCCCAGGATGTCATCACCAAGGACAATGTTTCGGTCAAGGTCAACGCGGTCCTCTATTTCCGGGTCATGGCTCCCGAAAAGGCCCTGATCGAGGTGGAGAACTATCTCTACGCGACGAGCCAGCTGGCCCAAACCTCCCTGCGCAGCGTCCTCGGCCAGTCGGAACTCGACGAACTTCTCGCACATCGCGACCAGATCAACCAACAGTTGCAGCAGATTCTCGATCGCCAGACCGACCCCTGGGGGGTCAAAATCTCCAATATCGAGATCAAGCACGTCGATCTGCCGGTCGAGATGCAACGGGCGATGGCGCGCCAGGCCGAGGCCGAGCGGGAACGCCGGTCCAAGGTGATCCATGCCGAAGGGGAGTTCCAGGCTTCCCAGAAGCTGGCTGACGCCGCCCGGGTCATCTCCACCGAGACCGGCGCGCTGCAGCTCCGTTTCCTGCAGACCCTGACGGAAATCTCTGCCGAAAAGAATTCAACCATCATCTTCCCGATCCCCATCGACCTGATCAAGCCGTTTCTCGGCAAGGAGAAAACCTGA
- a CDS encoding pyruvate carboxylase translates to MEVRKFKKIMAANRGEIAIRIFRACTELGISTVAIYSEQDRLSLHRYKADEAYLIGKGKGPIDAYLSIDEIIDLARKKDVDAIHPGYGFLSENADFAAACDRAGIAFIGPTAEIMRSLGDKVAGREVAVAAEVPVVPGTTRPIATEEEALIFAKEAGYPIIVKASAGGGGRGMRVARNQKELLEGLKSAASEAQAAFGNAAIFLEKYIEKPKHVEVQILGDHHGNLVHFYERDCSIQRRHQKVIEIAPSLYLTAKQRQELCGYALKIAGAVNYRNAGTVEFLMDKEGHFYFIEVNPRIQVEHTVTELVTMRNLVQAQIRIAEGHKLSDPEIAIKSQKDIELRGFAIQCRVTTEDPTNNFAPDFGTIKAYRTAAGFGVRLDAAAGYAGATITPHYDSLLTKISTWGLTFKDAARTMDRALQEFRIRGVKTNIGFLEKMVTHPVFLSGECDTSFLDTHPEVFQLPVKKDRANKILSFLGHTTVNGYPGIKKERALRFKDLREPTVPEIPYGQQHPRGTRDILREKGPEGLAQWARKQKHLLITDTTMRDAHQSLMATRFRTYDLDRIAEATAHLGGGLFSLEMWGGATFDVSMRFLREDPWERLDRLRAKIPNILFQMLLRGSNAVGYTNYPDNVVQEFVKKAAEGGIDVFRVFDSLNWTKGMAVAMDAVRKNGAICEAAMCYTGDISDPRRDKYPLAYYVNLAKELEQMGAHILAIKDMAGLLKPFAAEKLVKTLKSEIGIPIHLHTHDTSSNGGAMLMMAAQAGCDIVDTALSSVSGLTAQPNMNALLATLEGTIWDPQLDQEGLQQLANYWETVRTYYAPFESELRSGTAQVYYHEIPGGQYSNYKPQVEGLGLGHRWEECKEMYRKVNDMFGDLVKVTPSSKIVGDMAMFMVQNNLEPADVFSRGHELTFPQGVVDFFKGMIGQPYGGFPQELQKIILKGEQPLTCRPGELLEPVDFAAKKIQLEKKVGHAVKERDVLSAVLYPGVYEEFDRHRQEYSDTSFMPTPVFFYGLEVGDEVTIDIEAGKTLIVTLNAIGRVQADGTRNIYFELNGEPRQVSVKDLSVESDEVSHVKADPDEPKQVGAPMPGKIFKLLVNVGDEVKEGDTLLSTEAMKMETNIKAKKDGKVKEVLFKEGAQVQQGDLLVVLE, encoded by the coding sequence ATGGAGGTCAGGAAATTCAAGAAAATCATGGCGGCCAACCGGGGCGAAATTGCAATCCGCATCTTTCGCGCCTGCACCGAGCTTGGGATCAGCACCGTGGCGATCTACTCGGAGCAGGACCGGTTGTCACTGCACCGCTACAAGGCCGACGAGGCCTACCTGATCGGCAAGGGGAAAGGGCCGATCGACGCCTATCTCTCCATCGACGAAATCATCGACCTCGCCCGCAAGAAGGATGTCGATGCCATTCACCCCGGCTATGGTTTTCTCTCCGAGAACGCCGACTTTGCTGCTGCCTGTGACCGGGCCGGAATTGCTTTCATCGGCCCGACGGCGGAGATCATGCGCAGTCTCGGCGACAAGGTCGCCGGCCGCGAGGTGGCGGTGGCTGCCGAGGTGCCGGTAGTACCGGGAACAACGCGGCCGATTGCCACCGAGGAGGAAGCCCTGATCTTCGCCAAGGAGGCTGGCTATCCGATCATCGTCAAGGCTTCTGCCGGTGGCGGCGGCCGCGGCATGCGGGTGGCGCGCAATCAGAAGGAGCTCCTCGAGGGGCTGAAAAGCGCCGCCTCCGAAGCCCAGGCTGCCTTTGGCAACGCCGCGATCTTCCTTGAGAAATACATCGAGAAGCCGAAGCACGTCGAGGTCCAGATTCTCGGCGACCACCACGGCAACCTGGTCCATTTCTATGAGCGTGACTGCTCGATTCAGCGCCGCCACCAGAAGGTGATCGAAATCGCGCCGTCCCTCTACCTGACCGCGAAACAGCGCCAGGAGCTGTGCGGCTATGCCCTGAAGATTGCCGGGGCGGTGAACTACCGCAACGCCGGCACCGTCGAATTTCTGATGGACAAGGAAGGGCACTTCTACTTTATCGAGGTCAACCCCCGCATCCAGGTCGAGCATACCGTCACCGAGCTTGTGACGATGCGCAACCTGGTGCAGGCGCAGATCCGGATCGCCGAAGGGCACAAGCTCAGCGACCCGGAGATCGCCATCAAGTCGCAGAAGGATATCGAGCTGCGCGGCTTTGCTATCCAGTGCCGGGTCACCACCGAGGACCCGACCAACAACTTCGCCCCCGACTTCGGCACCATCAAGGCCTACCGTACCGCCGCCGGCTTCGGTGTGCGGCTCGATGCCGCCGCCGGCTACGCCGGGGCGACCATCACCCCCCACTACGATTCCCTGCTGACCAAGATCTCCACCTGGGGGCTGACCTTCAAGGACGCGGCCCGGACCATGGATCGGGCGCTGCAGGAGTTCCGCATCCGCGGCGTCAAGACCAACATCGGCTTTCTCGAAAAGATGGTGACCCACCCGGTCTTTCTCAGCGGCGAGTGTGATACCTCCTTCCTCGACACCCACCCGGAGGTCTTCCAGCTGCCAGTGAAGAAGGACCGCGCCAACAAGATTCTCTCCTTTCTCGGCCACACCACCGTCAACGGCTATCCCGGGATCAAGAAGGAACGGGCGCTCCGTTTCAAGGACCTGCGCGAGCCGACGGTGCCGGAGATCCCCTACGGCCAGCAGCATCCCCGCGGGACCCGCGACATTCTGCGCGAGAAGGGGCCGGAAGGGCTGGCCCAGTGGGCGCGCAAGCAGAAGCACCTGCTGATCACCGACACCACCATGCGCGACGCCCACCAGTCGCTGATGGCGACCCGCTTTCGCACCTACGACCTCGACCGCATCGCCGAAGCGACCGCCCATCTCGGCGGCGGCCTCTTCTCCCTGGAGATGTGGGGGGGGGCGACCTTCGACGTCTCGATGCGTTTTCTACGCGAGGACCCCTGGGAGCGCCTTGACCGGCTGCGGGCGAAGATCCCCAACATCCTCTTCCAGATGCTGCTGCGCGGCAGCAACGCGGTGGGCTATACCAACTACCCGGACAACGTCGTGCAGGAGTTCGTCAAGAAAGCGGCCGAGGGCGGTATCGACGTCTTTCGCGTCTTCGACTCGCTGAACTGGACCAAGGGAATGGCGGTGGCGATGGACGCGGTGCGTAAAAACGGCGCCATCTGCGAGGCGGCGATGTGCTATACCGGCGACATCAGCGACCCCAGGCGCGACAAGTACCCGCTCGCCTACTACGTCAACCTGGCGAAGGAACTGGAGCAGATGGGAGCGCATATTCTCGCCATCAAGGATATGGCCGGCCTGCTCAAGCCCTTTGCCGCCGAAAAGCTGGTCAAGACCCTCAAGAGCGAGATCGGCATTCCGATCCATCTCCATACCCATGACACCTCGAGCAATGGTGGGGCGATGCTGATGATGGCGGCCCAGGCCGGCTGCGACATCGTCGACACGGCGCTCTCCTCGGTTTCCGGGCTGACCGCCCAGCCGAACATGAACGCCCTGCTTGCTACCCTCGAAGGGACGATCTGGGACCCGCAGCTCGACCAGGAGGGGCTGCAGCAGCTCGCCAACTACTGGGAGACGGTGCGCACCTACTATGCGCCCTTCGAGTCGGAGCTGCGCAGCGGCACCGCCCAGGTCTACTACCACGAAATTCCCGGTGGCCAGTATTCCAACTACAAGCCGCAGGTGGAGGGGCTCGGCCTCGGTCACCGCTGGGAGGAGTGCAAGGAGATGTACCGCAAGGTCAACGACATGTTCGGCGACCTGGTGAAAGTCACTCCTTCCTCCAAAATCGTCGGTGACATGGCGATGTTCATGGTGCAGAACAACCTCGAACCGGCCGATGTCTTCAGCCGCGGCCACGAGCTGACCTTCCCCCAGGGGGTGGTCGACTTCTTCAAGGGGATGATCGGCCAGCCCTACGGCGGCTTTCCGCAGGAGCTGCAGAAGATTATCCTGAAAGGGGAGCAGCCACTCACCTGCCGTCCCGGCGAACTGTTGGAGCCGGTTGACTTTGCCGCCAAGAAGATTCAGCTGGAGAAGAAGGTCGGTCACGCGGTCAAGGAGCGGGATGTCCTTTCCGCGGTCCTCTATCCGGGCGTCTACGAGGAGTTCGACCGCCACCGCCAGGAGTACAGCGACACCTCCTTCATGCCGACGCCGGTCTTCTTCTACGGCCTCGAGGTCGGCGACGAGGTGACCATCGACATCGAGGCGGGCAAGACCCTGATCGTCACCCTCAACGCCATCGGCCGGGTTCAGGCCGACGGGACCCGGAATATCTACTTCGAACTCAACGGCGAGCCGCGCCAGGTCAGCGTCAAGGACCTCTCGGTGGAGTCCGACGAGGTGAGTCACGTCAAGGCCGACCCCGACGAGCCGAAGCAGGTCGGCGCCCCGATGCCGGGCAAGATCTTCAAGCTGCTGGTCAATGTCGGCGACGAGGTCAAGGAGGGGGATACCCTCCTCTCCACCGAGGCGATGAAGATGGAGACCAAC
- a CDS encoding mechanosensitive ion channel family protein: MEQASTLTLTYGPRILAALVILVLGIWAARFFARLTRGLMNRRSVDPTLVIFGSNLLNAALVTFAIIAALGQLGVQTTSLIAVIGAAGLAIGLALQNSLSNFAAGVMILLFHPFRVGDVIEGAGVIGAVEELHIFTTQLKTGDNKTVFIPNGKLMGDNIVNYSKKGTRRLDLVIGVGYRDDLRRVKEVLQALLKEDPRVLADPAPTVAVLELGASSVNFAVRPWVAVDDYWDLHFDTLERIKLRFDAEGISIPFPQRDVHLFPVEKAS, translated from the coding sequence ATGGAACAGGCATCGACCCTGACCCTCACCTACGGCCCGAGAATTCTCGCTGCGCTGGTCATCCTCGTGCTCGGGATCTGGGCGGCGCGATTTTTTGCCCGCCTGACCCGCGGCCTGATGAACCGGCGCAGCGTCGACCCGACCCTGGTGATTTTCGGCAGCAACCTGCTGAATGCAGCGCTGGTCACCTTCGCGATCATTGCCGCCCTCGGCCAGCTCGGTGTCCAGACCACCTCCCTGATCGCGGTGATCGGCGCCGCCGGTCTCGCCATCGGCCTCGCCCTGCAGAACTCCCTTTCCAACTTTGCCGCCGGGGTGATGATTCTCCTCTTCCACCCCTTCCGCGTCGGTGACGTCATCGAAGGCGCCGGGGTGATCGGCGCCGTCGAAGAACTTCACATCTTCACCACCCAGCTGAAAACCGGCGACAACAAGACGGTCTTTATCCCCAACGGCAAGCTGATGGGGGACAATATCGTCAACTACTCCAAAAAGGGGACCCGGCGCCTTGACCTGGTGATCGGGGTCGGCTACCGGGATGACCTGCGCAGGGTCAAGGAGGTGCTCCAGGCACTCCTCAAGGAGGACCCGCGGGTCCTGGCCGACCCGGCGCCGACGGTGGCGGTCCTGGAACTGGGCGCATCGAGCGTCAACTTCGCGGTGCGCCCCTGGGTCGCGGTTGACGATTACTGGGACCTCCATTTCGACACCCTGGAGAGAATCAAGCTGCGCTTCGACGCCGAGGGGATCTCCATCCCCTTCCCGCAACGGGATGTCCACCTCTTCCCAGTAGAAAAGGCCTCCTGA
- a CDS encoding ABC transporter permease, whose product MSSAGIIQLSLGDLAGAFGLILLAAALARLQGAGQGRDLLWSALRMVAQLLAVGYLLHFVFALDRPLPVLLLLLLMTGFAVQTVTARVRRRMPRFYRIVGGAILVGCGGTTMVFCTLIIGLTPWYDPRYLIPLAGMVIGNSMTGASLAAERLAGEMAERRQEIETALCLGAPARLAAREGVRNAFRAALIPSINAMAAMGIVFLPGMMTGQILSGTEPIVAVRYQIAIMCVITGSVAVTTFLILLFGARSYFVNEHQLREGEPTEG is encoded by the coding sequence ATGAGCAGTGCCGGCATCATCCAGCTCTCTCTCGGCGACCTGGCGGGCGCCTTCGGCCTGATCCTGCTGGCGGCGGCCCTGGCGCGGTTGCAGGGCGCGGGTCAGGGGCGGGACCTGCTCTGGTCGGCGCTGCGCATGGTGGCCCAGCTCCTCGCCGTCGGCTACCTGCTCCACTTCGTTTTTGCCCTCGACCGCCCGCTGCCAGTCCTGCTGCTACTGTTGCTGATGACCGGATTCGCGGTGCAGACGGTGACGGCGCGGGTGCGGCGGCGCATGCCCCGTTTCTACCGGATTGTCGGCGGCGCGATCCTGGTCGGCTGCGGCGGGACCACGATGGTCTTCTGCACCCTGATCATCGGGCTGACCCCCTGGTACGATCCCCGCTACCTGATCCCGCTCGCCGGGATGGTCATCGGCAACTCAATGACCGGCGCCAGCCTCGCCGCCGAGCGCCTCGCCGGCGAGATGGCCGAGCGCCGCCAGGAGATCGAAACCGCCCTCTGTCTCGGGGCGCCGGCGCGACTGGCGGCGCGGGAAGGGGTGCGCAATGCCTTTCGCGCCGCCCTGATTCCTTCCATCAACGCCATGGCGGCGATGGGAATCGTCTTCCTGCCGGGGATGATGACCGGCCAGATCCTCTCCGGAACCGAGCCGATCGTCGCCGTGCGCTACCAGATCGCCATCATGTGCGTCATCACCGGCAGCGTCGCTGTGACCACCTTTCTGATCCTCCTCTTCGGTGCCCGCAGCTACTTCGTCAACGAGCACCAGTTGCGGGAAGGGGAGCCGACGGAGGGTTGA
- a CDS encoding sigma-54-dependent transcriptional regulator produces MKNLSQILLIDDEAHNREALSLLLGNAGYRLETAASGEEALQILEKNSFDVVITDLFLPGVSGIGILKSVKESSPSTNVILITGNASAETAVEAMKEGAFDYITKPFNFEKLKIQVAKAVEKSRLVAENLYLRQQLRGKYKFDQILGHSLAMQQVFGRMERVLNTDSSILILGESGTGKELVAKAIHFNGSRKEKPFVAINCGAIPAELLESELFGHVRGAFTGAVADKPGKFEVANNGTIFLDEIGTMPMHLQMKLLRVLQEQELERVGASRKIKLNVRVISATNADIEEEIKRGQFREDLYYRLNVIPIVLPPLRERREDIPLLARHFLQKSCSELKRPLMTLAPEAMKALENYPWPGNVREMENVIERSVTLTDGENIECQDLPPNIAGGLADENSPPFPKVSETGVDMPAVIARIEGAMIAEAMALAKGVKARAAVLLGINRTTLVEKIKRLGLDF; encoded by the coding sequence GTGAAAAACCTGTCGCAGATCCTGCTGATTGACGACGAAGCTCACAACCGGGAAGCCCTGTCGCTCCTCTTGGGAAATGCCGGCTATCGCCTGGAGACCGCGGCCAGCGGTGAAGAGGCGTTACAGATCCTGGAGAAAAATTCCTTCGACGTGGTGATTACCGATCTCTTCCTGCCGGGGGTGAGCGGCATCGGCATCCTCAAATCGGTGAAAGAGAGTTCGCCCTCGACCAATGTCATCCTGATCACCGGCAATGCAAGCGCCGAAACTGCCGTCGAGGCGATGAAGGAAGGGGCCTTCGACTACATCACCAAGCCGTTCAATTTCGAAAAGCTGAAAATCCAGGTCGCCAAGGCGGTGGAAAAGAGCCGGCTGGTCGCCGAAAATCTCTACCTGCGCCAGCAATTGCGCGGCAAGTACAAGTTCGACCAGATCCTCGGCCACAGCCTCGCCATGCAGCAGGTCTTCGGCCGCATGGAGCGGGTGCTCAACACCGACTCCTCGATCCTCATTCTCGGCGAATCGGGGACCGGCAAGGAGCTGGTCGCCAAGGCGATCCATTTTAACGGCAGCCGCAAGGAGAAGCCGTTCGTGGCCATCAACTGCGGCGCCATCCCTGCCGAGCTGCTGGAGAGCGAGCTCTTCGGCCATGTCCGCGGCGCCTTCACCGGGGCGGTGGCCGACAAGCCGGGCAAGTTCGAGGTCGCCAACAACGGCACCATCTTCCTTGATGAAATCGGCACCATGCCGATGCACCTGCAGATGAAGCTGCTGCGGGTCCTCCAGGAGCAGGAACTGGAACGGGTCGGCGCCAGCCGCAAGATCAAGCTCAACGTCCGGGTGATTTCGGCCACCAACGCTGATATCGAAGAAGAAATCAAACGGGGCCAGTTCCGCGAGGATCTCTACTACCGGCTCAATGTCATCCCCATCGTCCTGCCGCCACTGCGGGAACGCCGCGAGGACATTCCCCTGCTCGCCCGGCATTTTCTCCAGAAGAGCTGCAGCGAGCTGAAGCGGCCACTGATGACCCTGGCTCCCGAGGCGATGAAGGCCCTGGAGAACTATCCCTGGCCGGGAAATGTTCGGGAGATGGAGAATGTCATCGAACGCTCGGTGACGCTGACCGACGGTGAAAACATCGAGTGCCAGGATTTGCCACCCAATATCGCCGGTGGCCTGGCCGACGAGAACAGCCCCCCCTTTCCGAAGGTGAGCGAAACTGGCGTCGACATGCCGGCGGTTATCGCCCGCATCGAAGGCGCCATGATCGCCGAGGCGATGGCCCTGGCCAAGGGGGTCAAGGCCCGCGCCGCCGTCCTGCTCGGCATCAACCGCACCACCCTGGTGGAAAAGATCAAACGTCTCGGCCTCGATTTTTAG
- a CDS encoding NfeD family protein, with protein sequence MKVTISSIISILFLAVTAFPALAEPAPGAGSAWIAKIRIDGVINPVTASFTAASLAAANRDGAAAFLLQLNTPGGLDSAMRQIIQAEFASDIPVIVYVAPSGARAASAGALITLAADFAAMAPGTNIGAAHPVSIIPGGGGDDEVMKTKVVNDAVAYARSIASRHGRNLEWAEKVVRESLSAAAEEALELGVIDLIAPDEYSLLLRLDGRSYQRGDQSLVLHSKGARVETFAMDWRQEILDTLSNPTVAYLLLMLGILGIFFEISQPGVILPGAIGAIAILLALFSFQALPINFAGVLLIVLAVVLFLLEIKVTSFGMLTIGGVVALSLGSLMLIDSSAPYLQISRAVIAATVLVCSGFFALVVWFVVRTHRQHFVSGREGLVGERGVAVDSFSGSGRVFVHGEYWDAHCVEPLNAGDAIEVVRLEPGMRLEVRPAAMAGAPGTEPNT encoded by the coding sequence ATGAAGGTCACGATAAGTTCAATAATTTCGATTCTATTTCTTGCCGTTACGGCGTTCCCGGCCCTCGCGGAGCCGGCGCCGGGAGCAGGGTCGGCGTGGATTGCCAAGATCCGTATCGACGGGGTTATCAACCCGGTGACCGCCAGTTTCACGGCAGCGAGTCTCGCTGCCGCCAACCGTGATGGCGCTGCCGCCTTCCTGCTGCAGCTCAATACCCCGGGCGGCCTTGACAGCGCCATGCGGCAGATCATCCAGGCCGAGTTCGCCTCGGATATTCCGGTGATCGTCTACGTCGCGCCGAGCGGCGCCCGTGCCGCATCGGCCGGGGCACTGATCACGCTGGCGGCCGATTTCGCCGCCATGGCGCCGGGAACCAATATCGGGGCCGCCCACCCGGTCTCCATTATTCCGGGCGGGGGGGGCGACGATGAGGTTATGAAGACCAAGGTGGTCAACGATGCCGTCGCCTATGCCCGGAGTATCGCCAGTCGTCACGGCCGCAACCTGGAGTGGGCGGAGAAGGTGGTACGGGAGAGTCTGTCCGCGGCAGCCGAGGAGGCCCTCGAACTCGGCGTGATCGACCTGATCGCCCCCGATGAATATTCCCTGCTGCTGCGCCTCGACGGCCGCAGTTACCAGCGCGGCGATCAGAGCCTGGTCCTGCACAGCAAGGGAGCCCGGGTCGAAACCTTTGCCATGGACTGGCGCCAGGAGATCCTGGACACCCTGAGCAACCCGACCGTCGCCTACCTGCTGCTGATGCTCGGCATCCTCGGCATCTTCTTCGAAATCAGCCAGCCCGGGGTGATACTTCCCGGGGCGATCGGGGCCATCGCCATCCTCCTCGCCCTCTTTTCATTCCAGGCGCTGCCGATCAATTTTGCCGGCGTGCTGTTGATCGTCCTGGCTGTGGTTCTCTTCCTGCTCGAAATCAAGGTCACCTCCTTTGGCATGCTCACCATCGGCGGGGTGGTCGCTCTTTCTCTCGGCTCCCTGATGCTGATCGACAGTTCTGCACCCTATCTGCAAATTTCCCGGGCGGTGATCGCGGCCACGGTACTGGTCTGCAGCGGCTTTTTCGCCCTCGTGGTCTGGTTCGTGGTGCGCACCCATCGCCAACATTTCGTTTCCGGCCGGGAAGGCCTGGTCGGGGAGCGGGGGGTAGCCGTCGATTCCTTCAGTGGCAGCGGCCGGGTCTTCGTGCACGGGGAATATTGGGATGCTCATTGCGTCGAGCCCTTGAACGCCGGGGACGCGATCGAGGTGGTGCGTCTCGAACCCGGCATGCGGCTTGAAGTCCGGCCGGCGGCGATGGCCGGCGCGCCCGGAACAGAACCGAACACCTAA